One genomic segment of Arachis duranensis cultivar V14167 chromosome 4, aradu.V14167.gnm2.J7QH, whole genome shotgun sequence includes these proteins:
- the LOC107485258 gene encoding uncharacterized protein LOC107485258, giving the protein MAEQPPPSPSELLRMVTELRQVVAEENQRMEGEQPEHNEDTQKNIENDDQESSPGPFMAEVMNFVLPRRFTLPTTLTPYDGLGDPKKYIKKFTSIMIVNGASDKVLCCCFPSYLDGPALDWFCSLPAGSISRFRDISKPFEEHFAGSAIYLHDSDYLNTVKQGQHESLKNYMTCFTKIAISIPDLHPEVELHAIKSGLRPGKFQETIAVAKPKTMAEFREKAKGQIDIEEIRQARKIEKPHYKDDDKSRDSKKNFKPIPRYETYTKFNTKSDDIIKEILNSKLIKPPRKAGNYPDSKGTDQSKNCSFHQKHGHNTDDCVIAKDLLE; this is encoded by the exons ATGGCTGAACAACCTCCACCCTCGCCATCCGAATTGCTCCGGATGGTGACCGAGTTGCGGCAAGTCGTGGCTGAGGAGAACCAAAGAATG GAAGGGGAGCAGCCCGAACATAATGAGGACACTCAGAAAAACATCGAAAATGACGATCAGGAAAGCTCCCCTGGACCATTCATGGCAGAGGTGATGAACTTCGTGCTGCCTCGAAGATTTACTCTGCCGACCACCCTAACTCCCTATGATGGGTTAGGTGATCCGAAGAAATACATCAAAAAGTTCACCTCCATAATGATAGTAAATGGTGCATCTGATAAAGTTTTATGTTGTTGTTTTCCATCTTATTTAGACGGTCCTGCACTTGATTGGTTTTGTTCTTTACCTGCAGGTTCCATTTCTCGATTCCGAGACATATCAAAACCCTTTGAAGAGCACTTTGCTGGATCCGCCATCTACCTCCACGACTCCGATTACCTGAACACAGTCAAGCAAGGCCAGCATGAAAGCCTCAAGAACTACATGACGTGCTTCACAAAGATTGCCATAAGCATACCCGACCTCCACCCCGAGGTAGAACTACACGCCATAAAAAGTGGATTAAGACCAGGAAAATTCCAGGAAACTATTGCTGTGGCCAAACCAAAAACTATGGCCGAATTCCGTGAAAAAGCTAAAGGACAGATTGACATCGAAGAAATCCGACAAGCTCGGAAAATAGAAAAGCCTCACTATAAAGATGACGACAAGTCACGGGACAGCAAGAAGAATTTCAAACCAATCCCACGATATGAGACCTACACCAAATTCAACACCAAGAGTGATGACATCATCAAGGAGATCTTGAATTCGAAGTTAATCAAGCCACCACGGAAAGCTGGCAATTACCCAGATTCAAAGGGCACTGACCAATCAAAAAACTGCTCTTTCCACCAGAAGCACGGACACAATACCGACGACTGCGTCATCGCCAAAGACCTGTTAGAGTGA
- the LOC107485257 gene encoding uncharacterized protein LOC107485257, with protein MKRSVVHTSEPEVFIQKSSELDYIGRQYDKIVRQKSKAVTTAKNTVRLHISQPNSYTVPRKKLDDAKGLWAELIPEITWGYNTTIHSTTKETPFRLVYGSDAMIPVEISQSSLRTELTDLTTQDIARQTELDLIEELRSSAAIKYLAMQQHIARRYNQRLQPRSFQVHDLVLRKTAQARKPPAHGKLAANWRALTESQK; from the exons ATGAAGAGATCTGTGGTACACACCTCGGAGCCCGAAGTCTTTATTCAAAAATCCTCAGAGCTGGATTATATTGGCCGACAATACGACAAGATTGTTAGGCAAAAGTCAAAAGCTGTAACAACTGCCAAAAACACAGTCCGATTACACATCTCCCAGCCGAACTCCTACACTGTTCCGAG AAAGAAACTAGATGATGCAAAGGGCCTCTGGGCCGAGCTTATCCCGGAGATCACATGGGGATACAATACAACAATTCACTCAACCACAAAGGAAACACCTTTCCGCTTGGTCTATGGCTCAGACGCAATGATACCTGTGGAGATCTCCCAATCCTCACTACGCACAGAATTGACCGACCTAACTACACAAGACATAGCTCGGCAAACCGAACTTGATCTCATTGAAGAACTCCGATCATCCGCAGCAATCAAATATTTAGCAATGCAACAGCACATTGCCCGTAGATATAACCAAAGACTTCAACCAAGATCTTTCCAAGTCCACGACCTTGTACTCAGAAAAACAGCACAAGCTAGGAAACCACCAGCACATGGCAAACTAGCAGCTAATTGGAGGGCCCTTACAGAGTCACAGAAGTAA